Proteins encoded by one window of Glycine soja cultivar W05 chromosome 15, ASM419377v2, whole genome shotgun sequence:
- the LOC114388188 gene encoding kinesin-like protein KIN-5D, with translation MEATQRRLGGGMVPVSPSQTPRSSDKPVRDLRSADSNSNSHSKYDKDKGVNVQVLVRCRPLNEDETRLHTPVVISCNEGRREVSAVQNIANKQIDRTFAFDKVFGPNSQQKELYDQAVSPIVYEVLEGYNCTIFAYGQTGTGKTYTMEGGARKKNGEFPSDAGVIPRAVKQIFDILEAQNAEYNMKVTFLELYNEEITDLLAPEETSKFIDDKSRKPIALMEDGKGGVFVRGLEEEIVCTANEIYKILEKGSAKRRTAETLLNKQSSRSHSIFSITIHIKECTPEGEEMIKCGKLNLVDLAGSENISRSGAREGRAREAGEINKSLLTLGRVINALVEHSGHVPYRDSKLTRLLRDSLGGKTKTCIIATISPSIHCLEETLSTLDYAHRAKNIKNKPEINQKMMKSAMIKDLYSEIDRLKQEVYAAREKNGIYIPRDRYLHEEAEKKAMTEKIERMELEAESKDKQLVELQELYNSQQLLTDELSVKLEKTEKSLEETEQSLFDLEERHKQANATIKEKEFLILNLLKSEKALVERAIELRAELENAASDVSNLFSKIERKDKIEEGNRILIQKFQSQLAQQLEVLHKTVSASVMHQEQQLKDMEEDMQSFVSTKAEATEDLRQRVGKLKNMYGSGIKALDDLAEELKVNNQLTYDDLKSEVAKHSSALEDLFKGIALEADSLLNDLQSSLHKQEANLTAYAHQQREAHARAVETTRAVSKITVNFFETIDRHASSLTQIVEEAQLVNDQKLCELEKKFEECTAYEEKQLLEKVAEMLASSNARKKQLVQMAVNDLRESANCRTSKLRQEALTMQDSTSSVKAEWRVHMEKTESNYHEDTSAVESGKRDLVEVLQICLNKAKVGSQQWRKAQESLLSLEKRNAASVDTIVRGGKEANHALRARFSSAVSTTLEDAGTANKDINSSIDYSLQLDHEACGNLNSMIIPCCGDLRELKGGHYHSIVEITENAGKCLLNEYMVDEPSCSTPRKRLFNLSSVSSIEELRTPSFEELLKSFWDARSPKQANGDVKHIGAYEAAQSVRDSRVPLTAIN, from the exons ATGGAGGCAACGCAGAGAAGATTAGGTGGAGGAATGGTGCCGGTGTCGCCGTCGCAGACTCCGCGCTCCAGCGATAAGCCGGTGCGAGATCTGCGATCTGCGGATTCGAATTCCAACAGTCACAGCAAGTATGACAAGGACAAAGGCGTCAATGTGcaggtcctcgtgaggtgcag GCCACTGAATGAAGATGAAACGAGGCTGCACACGCCGGTTGTGATTTCGTGTAACGAAGGTAGAAGAGAGGTTTCAGCTGTTCAGAATATCGCCAACAAACAGATCGATAGAACCTTCGCATTTGACAAG GTGTTTGGTCCTAACTCTCAACAGAAAGAACTGTATGATCAGGCAGTGTCTCCCATTGTGTACGAAGTGCTTGAGGGCTATAACTGCACTATTTTTGCGTATGGACAGACCGGGACAGGGAAGACATACACCATGGAAGGAGGTGCAAGAAAGAAG AATGGCGAATTTCCGAGTGATGCTGGTGTCATCCCAAGAGCTGTGAAGCAGATTTTTGATATATTGGAAGCTCAGAATGCTGAGTATAACATGAAAGTAACGTTTCTAGAGCTTTACAATGAGGAAATAACAGATCTTTTGGCCCCTGAGGAGACTTCAAAATTTATAGATGATAAGTCTAGGAAACCTATTGCTCTAATGGAGGATGGGAAGGGGGGTGTTTTTGTCAGGGGTTTGGAAGAAGAGATTGTTTGCACAGCAAATGAAATTTACAAGATATTAGAAAAAGGTTCTGCAAAGAGGCGTACAGCTGAGACTCTTCTTAACAAACAAAGCAGCCGTTCTCACTCCATATTTTCTATCACAATTCATATTAAGGAATGCACTCCAGAGGGTGAGGAAATGATTAAATGTGGGAAGCTAAATCTTGTGGACCTCGCAGGCTCTGAGAATATTTCACGTTCTGGTGCAAGAGAG GGTAGAGCAAGGGAGGCTGGGGAGATAAATAAAAGCTTGCTTACACTTGGACGAGTGATTAATGCTCTAGTTGAGCACTCAGGTCATGTTCCATATAG AGATAGCAAATTAACCAGATTGTTGAGGGATTCTTTGGGTGGTAAAACCAAAACGTGCATTATTGCCACAATATCCCCTTCCATTCACTGTCTGGAAGAAACCCTTAGTACCTTGGATTATGCACACCGTGCCAAAAATATCAAGAACAAACCAGAG ATTAATCAGAAAATGATGAAATCTGCAATGATTAAGGATTTGTATTCAGAAATTGACAGACTAAAGCAAG AGGTGTATGCAGCAAGAGAGAAGAATGGGATCTATATACCACGTGATCGCTACCTTCATGAAGAAGCAGAGAAGAAG GCCATGACTGAAAAGATAGAACGCATGGAACTAGAAGCAGAGTCTAAGGATAag CAACTGGTGGAGCTTCAAGAACTCTACAATTCTCAGCAACTTTTGACCGATGAATTGAGTGTTAAACTTGAAAAAACTGAG AAAAGTCTAGAAGAAACTGAGCAGTCATTGTTTGATCTTGAGGAAAGGCACAAACAAGCAAATGCAACAATTAAGGAAAAGGAATTTTTGATATTAAATCTCCTAAAATCTG AGAAAGCACTTGTGGAGCGTGCAATTGAACTGCGAGCGGAGCTTGAGAATGCTGCATCAGATGTGTCAAACCTCTTTTCTAAAATTG AGCGGAAGGATAAAATTGAAGAAGGAAACAGAATACTTATCCAGAAATTCCAGTCTCAGTTAGCTCAACAACTTGAAGTGCTGCACAAGACAGTTTCAGCTTCAGTAATGCATCAAGAGCAGCAACTGAAGGACATGGAGGAGGATATGCAGTCTTTTGTATCAACGAAAGCAGAG GCTACTGAAGATCTTAGACAACGGGTAGGAAAGTTGAAAAACATGTATGGTTCTGGTATCAAAGCTCTGGATGATTTAGCTGAGGAGCTTAAAGTAAATAACCAGTTAACTTATGATGACTTGAAATCTGAAGTAGCCAAGCATTCATCTGCCTTGGAGGAT ctttttaaaggaattgccttAGAAGCTGATTCGTTACTAAATGATCTTCAAAGTAGTCTCCACAAGCAAGAGGCCAATTTAACAGCTTATGCTCATCAACAAAGAGAG GCACATGCCAGAGCAGTGGAGACTACACGGGCAGTATCTAAAATAACAGTGAACTTTTTTGAGACAATAGACAGGCATGCATCCAGTCTGACCCAAATTGTAGAAGAAGCACAATTGGTCAATGATCAGAAATTGTGTGAACTTGAGAAGAAGTTTGAG GAGTGTACTGCCTATGAAGAAAAACAACTACTGGAGAAAGTGGCAGAAATGCTAGCAAGTTCTAATGCTAGAAAGAAACAGTTG GTTCAAATGGCAGTCAATGATCTTCGAGAAAGTGCAAATTGTAGAACCAGTAAACTGCGGCAAGAAGCATTAACCATGCAGGATTCTACTTCTTCTGTCAAGGCAGAATGGAGAGTTCACATGGAAAAAACAGAATCCAACTATCATGAGGATACTTCCGCTGTAGAATCTGGGAAGAGAGACCTTGTGGAGGTTCTTCAAATCTG CCTCAACAAGGCAAAAGTAGGTTCACAACAATGGAGAAAAGCTCAAGAGTCTTTGCTTAGTTTGGAGAAGAGAAATGCTGCTTCTGTGGATACTATAGTTAG GGGAGGAAAGGAAGCTAATCATGCCCTACGTGCCCGATTCTCCAGTGCTGTATCAACTACACTTGAAGATGCCGGAACAGCAAACAAGGATATTAACTCATCCATTGATT ATTCGTTGCAACTTGATCATGAAGCTTGTGGGAATCTGAACTCTATGATCATTCCGTGCTGTGGTGATTTGAGAGAACTGAAGGGTGGTCATTACCACAGTATTGTAGAGATAACCGAAAATGCAGGGAAATGTCTTCTCAACGAATACATG GTCGACGAACCATCTTGTTCAACACCAAGAAAGAGACTCTTCAATTTATCTAGTGTTTCATCCATAGAAGAACTAAGAACCCCATCATTTGAGGAATTGTTGAAGTCATTCTGGGATGCAAGATCTCCAAAACAAGCAAACGGCGATGTTAAACATATCGGGGCATATGAAGCCGCTCAATCAGTGAGAGATTCCAGAGTTCCTCTTACTGCTATTAACTAG
- the LOC114387977 gene encoding uncharacterized protein LOC114387977 encodes MAIEKNSFKASRLDSECSPRSRESMSSDEEVIRRRNSAVESDDDDEFDDADSGAGSDDFDLLELGETGAEFCQIGNQTCSIPLELYDLAGLEDVLSVDVWNDCLSEEERFELAKYLPDMDQETFVQTLKEVFTGCNLHFESPIKKLFDMLKGGLCEPRVALYKEGLSSFQKRQHYHLLRKHQNNMVSNLCQIRDAWLNCRGYSIEERLRVLNIMRSQKSLMYEKEDLEVDSSDEESGEGIWSRKNKDRKISQKTGRYPFHGVGPGLDIHSRGRSVVREQEKYGKQNPKGILKLAGSKPPSVKDPTGRSSSVYHALDVNPGLNGSTSALSQQNKSVGYDSGSMHRMRDQLWNGDNEEMSYGVHQDRNLSRSNLMDKSSFRKMGKRNDLLRGDEMDTDNLMGLSLSSKTDLHGYTRNANQSSDMKIFPAKPFSKKGLYEYSRNSKYLENVQQFVGSDQAKPRVRSSQLSLKGTMVDSADYDELFYSNETPGQEFGMDSSFKYDDWYRKGKKWKAGRESPDLSYTPYRSSSPQVSDRLLSSDFRAKSLQEKIRGTSMQNGEKDPMPLRGSHMLLRGEETESDSSEQLGDDDDNTPLLQGKYAYLMGTAAGSRTKLLKSHLDPKKAKFVSDLKPHVITQSKKKGGFAERGQMHGVENYLSKVKQKGEIRNGGPFQKQAGKFIEEIYPSGSDMIDDADDDWRQVYKTGKNGRIRGDPIERLDMPSSNAYTAERKKKGRTDLDHSILRSKYLHDYAGDEDNSLERRRLVVDNNEVGQSRHGRKGQKYVSAYKGDQNERSEAPMLGCNSATKKRKMKDEVVDIGGRDEDGNLLSNTLTNDLTYSKRKSKKKIEAGMVSSEMDNSELRLNDMGTADIELETKPQKKTFTLITPTVHTGFSFSIIHLLSAVRMAMISPHAEDDLEMGKPREELNKAQEGTTTNGDLSNSKTDANCESADHPNMPSLTVQEIVNRVRSNPGDPCILETQEPLQDLIRGVLKIFSSKTAPLGAKGWKVLAVYEKSTRSWSWTGPVIHNSPDHDTIEEVTSPEAWGLPHKMLVKLVDSFANWLKCGQETLQQIGSLPAPPLELMQVNLDEKERFRDLRAQKSLNTIRPSSEEVRTYFRKEEVLRYSIPDRAFSYTAADGKKSIVAPLRRCGGKPTSKARDHFMLKRDRPPHVTILCLVRDAAARLPGSIGTRADVCTLIRDSQYIVEDVSDAQINQVVSGALDRLHYERDPCVQFDGERKLWVYLHREREEEDFEDDGTSSTKKWKRQKKDAADQSDQGTVTVACPGTGEQSGYDLCSDLNVDPPPCIDDDKGMEPLPTDTRPNAEAHVDVNRASEEGNACDGNSMAWEALDLNPTRELCQENSTNEDLDDESFGRERPVGLLSASLL; translated from the coding sequence ATGGCAATTGAGAAGAACAGCTTTAAGGCGTCCAGGCTTGATTCCGAGTGTTCTCCTCGAAGTAGGGAAAGTATGTCCAGTGACGAAGAGGTGATTCGGCGGCGTAACTCTGCCGTGGAATCCGACGACGATGATGAGTTTGATGATGCTGATTCTGGGGCGGGGTCTGATGATTTTGATTTGCTGGAATTGGGTGAGACTGGGGCGGAGTTTTGCCAGATTGGGAACCAGACTTGCAGCATTCCGTTGGAACTGTACGATCTTGCTGGCCTTGAAGATGTACTGTCCGTGGATGTGTGGAATGACTGCTTGAGTGAGGAGGAGAGGTTTGAACTTGCTAAGTATCTTCCTGACATGGATCAAGAGACTTTTGTTCAGACCTTGAAGGAGGTTTTCACTGGTTGTAACTTGCATTTTGAGAGTCCCATTAAGAAGTTGTTTGACATGCTGAAGGGTGGTCTGTGTGAGCCGAGAGTTGCACTTTACAAGGAGGGCTTGAGTTCTTTTCAGAAGCGACAGCACTATCATCTGTTGAGGAAGCATCAGAACAACATGGTTAGCAATCTTTGTCAGATAAGAGATGCTTGGCTTAACTGTAGGGGATACAGTATTGAAGAAAGGCTGCGTGTCCTGAACATTATGAGAAGTCAAAAGAGTTTGATGTATGAGAAGGAAGATTTGGAAGTTGATTCTTCAGATGAGGAGTCCGGTGAAGGTATATGGAGCAGGAAGAACAAGGATAGGAAAATTTCACAGAAAACGGGGCGCTATCCTTTCCATGGGGTGGGTCCTGGTTTAGATATCCATTCACGAGGACGATCAGTGGTTAGGGAGCAAGAGAAGTATGGGAAGCAAAATCCTAAAGGCATACTCAAGTTGGCTGGTTCAAAGCCACCTTCAGTAAAGGACCCAACTGGTCGCTCGTCTTCTGTCTACCATGCTTTGGATGTGAATCCTGGGCTAAATGGTTCAACTTCTGCTCTTTCTCAACAGAATAAGTCGGTGGGATATGATTCAGGGTCAATGCACAGGATGAGGGATCAGCTGTGGAATGGTGATAACGAGGAAATGTCATATGGAGTCCATCAAGATCGGAATTTATCACGTAGCAACCTGATGGACAAATCTAGTTTTCGGAAAATGGGAAAGAGGAATGACCTTCTGAGAGGTGATGAGATGGATACTGACAATTTGATGGGTCTGTCTCTGTCTTCAAAGACTGATCTACATGGATACACTAGAAATGCAAACCAATCTTCTGatatgaaaattttcccggcAAAGCCATTTTCTAAGAAAGGTTTGTATGAATATTCTAGAAATTCTAAGTATCTAGAAAATGTTCAACAATTTGTTGGTAGTGATCAGGCTAAGCCTAGAGTGAGGAGTTCACAGTTATCACTTAAAGGCACTATGGTGGACTCAGCAGATTACGATGAACTTTTCTATAGCAATGAAACACCAGGACAGGAATTTGGTATGGATTCTTCATTTAAATATGATGATTGGTATCGAAAGGGCAAGAAATGGAAGGCAGGGAGAGAGTCTCCGGATCTCAGTTACACTCCTTATAGATCTTCCTCGCCACAGGTTAGTGACAGACTTCTATCCTCTGACTTCAGGGCAAAATCATTGCAGGAGAAGATAAGAGGGACTTCTATGCAGAATGGAGAAAAAGATCCAATGCCTTTGAGGGGTAGTCATATGCTTTTAAGAGGTGAAGAAACTGAATCAGACTCATCAGAACAGTtgggtgatgatgatgataacactcctttgttacagggcaaatatgcttacttgatGGGTACTGCTGCTGGTTCTCGCACAAAATTGTTGAAGTCTCACCTAGATCCCAAGAAGGCCAAATTTGTTTCAGATTTGAAGCCACATGTAATAACACAATCCAAAAAGAAGGGTGGCTTTGCAGAGCGGGGGCAAATGCATGGTGTAGAAAATTACCTTTCAAAAGTAAAGCAGAAGGGTGAAATACGCAATGGTGGTCCTTTTCAGAAACAGGCTGGTAAATTTATTGAAGAAATCTATCCCTCTGGATCAGATATGATTGATGATGCTGATGATGATTGGAGACAGGTATACAAGACAGGCAAGAATGGCCGAATACGAGGGGATCCTATTGAAAGGTTAGACATGCCCTCATCAAATGCATACACGGCTGAGCGAAAGAAGAAAGGGAGAACTGACCTTGATCATTCCATTCTGAGGTCTAAATATTTGCATGATTATGCTGGTGATGAGGACAACTCACTTGAAAGAAGACGGTTGGTTGTGGATAATAATGAAGTTGGACAAAGTAGGCATGGGAGGAAAGGACAGAAATATGTTTCTGCATACAAGGGTGATCAAAATGAGAGATCTGAGGCACCAATGCTTGGTTGCAACTCTGCAACGAAGAAGCGAAAAATGAAGGATGAGGTAGTAGACATTGGTGGAAGAGATGAAGATGGCAATCTTTTGTCAAACACCCTGACAAATGATTTGActtattcaaaaagaaagtcgaAGAAAAAGATAGAGGCTGGGATGGTTAGTTCAGAAATGGATAATTCTGAATTACGTCTTAATGATATGGGGACAGCAGATATAGAACTGGAAACCAAGCCACAGAAAAAGACATTCACTTTGATCACACCAACAGTTCATACtggattttcattttctattataCATCTTCTTTCAGCAGTCCGCATGGCAATGATTAGTCCACATGCAGAAGACGATTTAGAAATGGGGAAACCTAGAGAAGAGCTGAACAAAGCACAGGAAGGCACTACTACAAATGGTGATCTTTCTAACAGCAAGACGGATGCCAACTGTGAGTCTGCTGACCATCCGAACATGCCTTCTCTTACTGTTCAGGAGATTGTTAATCGTGTGAGATCAAACCCTGGTGATCCTTGCATTCTTGAGACACAAGAGCCACTGCAGGATTTGATCAGAGGTGTTCTGAAGatattttcttccaaaacaGCACCCTTGGGAGCAAAGGGTTGGAAGGTACTAGCAGTTTATGAAAAATCCACCAGAAGTTGGTCATGGACTGGCCCAGTTATTCATAATTCACCTGACCATGATACTATTGAGGAGGTGACATCTCCTGAAGCTTGGGGTCTTCCTCATAAGATGCTTGTCAAGTTGGTTGATTCCTTTGCCAATTGGTTGAAATGTGGTCAGGAAACTCTTCAACAAATAGGAAGTCTTCCTGCTCCGCCTTTGGAATTGATGCAAGTCAACCTTGATGAGAAGGAAAGGTTTAGGGATCTGAGGGCTCAGAAGAGTCTTAACACCATAAGACCTAGCTCAGAGGAAGTGAGGACTTATTTTAGGAAGGAGGAGGTTCTCAGGTACTCAATTCCTGACAGAGCCTTTTCATATACTGCAGCTGATGGTAAAAAATCTATTGTGGCACCCTTGAGAAGATGTGGTGGTAAGCCAACATCAAAAGCCCGAGACCATTTTATGTTGAAACGTGATCGACCACCACATGTTACAATTCTTTGTCTTGTAAGAGATGCTGCAGCTAGATTACCTGGAAGTATTGGCACTAGAGCAGATGTTTGTACTTTAATTCGAGATTCTCAATATATTGTTGAAGATGTTTCTGATGCACAAATTAACCAAGTAGTTAGTGGAGCCTTGGATAGATTGCATTATGAACGTGATCCTTGTGTACAATTTGATGGGGAAAGGAAACTGTGGGTTTACTTGcatagagaaagagaagaagaagattttgAGGATGATGGCACTTCATCCACAAagaaatggaagaggcagaaaAAGGATGCTGCAGATCAATCTGATCAAGGAACAGTAACTGTTGCCTGTCCTGGAACTGGGGAGCAAAGCGGATATGATTTGTGCTCAGATCTCAATGTGGATCCACCACCATGCATTGATGATGATAAGGGAATGGAACCTTTGCCTACTGATACAAGGCCAAATGCAGAGGCACATGTTGACGTCAATCGTGCTTCTGAAGAAGGCAATGCTTGTGACGGTAATTCAATGGCTTGGGAGGCTCTTGATTTAAATCCTACTCGAGAGTTATGCCAAGAAAATTCAACAAATGAAGATTTGGATGATGAATCCTTTGGGAGAGAAAGGCCCGTTGGACTATTAAGTGCAAGCTTGTTGTGA